The sequence TGGACTTCAACACCTTGACCCTGGGCTGTTCCTGATCTTTACAATGCAGCACAATACAAATTTTATTAATCCTTAATTAAAAGTTAACAGTGATTAGTAGTCGTTGAAGATCATCAGAGAGTTACCATTGTCACATTTCAAGTGGAAACTGGTGTCATAATTTAGCAATAATAACTAGCTGGTGCCCAGCTGTCAACGTGTGAAGAGTTTGGGACAGTTGGGGTCTGTGATTTCAGGCAGTTCTCTAAAAACATGCAAAAGTCTCCTTCAGTctgttttctttcatttcagCTTCTTAAACTGACTTCTTTGTAACTTCTTCATTATGGTTCAGCTCATGATAATGGGTAGTGGCTGTGTTTATTAATTCATCATACATTACTGTTTTATACAGGGAGTGTGGACCGTGCCCGAAGCTCCTCCTTCCATGAGGTGGGCAGGTCACGAGAGCTGGAAATGAGGGCGGCAGCCTCAGTTTCCGAGGATACATCAGCTAGCAGCAGCAGCGGTAGTGGTCATACGGTTCTGCAGCGGCTCTTGCAGGAGCAAATGCGATATGGCGAGGGCCGAAATTACCTTGCCctgcaacaacagcaacaacaacaacagcagcagcagcagcagcaacaaggTCCAGTGAGTGGATACCCCGGCCCTGGCAGCCCAGGGGACGAGCTCTCGATGGTCCCTCACATTGCAAGGCAGGAGCCTCAGGGCCAGGAGCTGCAGGCAGACAGTGGCATGGAGAAGCTCAGCACACGCACAGCAGGAGGAGGCGGTGGCGGCAGTGGAGGCACCGGATCAGGCGGTGGAAGCTGTGTGAGTGGACAGGGGCAGAATCCTGAAGACCTACCCACCTATGACCAAGCCAAGGTGCAGTCGCAGTACTTCCGCGGTCACCAGCCCCAGCAGCCTCAACCACAGATACCCCCGTCAGTAGGTGCAGCATTTTATGTGACTGGCGTCAGCAACCCTAAGGTGCGACCCCCAGAGGGCAGGCCAACGGTACAGAGAGTAAATGGAGGCAAAGTTCACCAAGATGATGGGCTCAAGGATCTAAAGCAAGGCCATGTGCGTTCTCTCAGTGAAAGACTAATGCAGCTCTCGTTGGCCACCAGCGGAGTAAAGGCCCATGCACCTGTAACCAGTTCACCACTTTCCCCCCAGTTGCCTCCACCTGGGCTTCCAGGAGACTATTATAAACCCTCTGGGCCCCCACACAGGGGTCCACCACCAGACTACCCATTTAAGGCAATGCCCTCTCCACCCAAACAGCAGCAGCACCATCAGCACCAGGAGCCTGGACACTTCTACCCAGACCACCGTGGAACAAGCCAGCCAGCCAGAGCTGATATTCCTCACGTCCGGTACCAGCCACCACCAGAGTATGGCTCTTTCCGGTGAGCTAAAAGAGTGCTTTAAATAGCTAAAGAGTTAAAAGCTAAAGAGTGGGCTGAATTTTGGGACATTTGTGGGAACTGGAACAATACACCTCAAAACACAAATTCCCTGACATTCCATGACTTATCAGTTGTTGAAAAATTCCAAATGATGAGTCTGAAAACAGCCCTTCCCTTCAATGCTGGGACATGTTGTCAGGAAACCAGTTATGGGAAAAGCCAGTTTTGCCTGTTTCCCTGACTTCATTCACCTCGTAGCCAGTGTGTAACCTATAGTAAAAGAATGCATATCAAATTCTAATAATCATCTATAACATGTCACAACATGACCGTTTCTCTATTATGTTGCAGAGAACCAGGAATGTtgatttgtgaaaaatatttttatgaacgGTCGGAATGCGTTACATAGTTTCCAATTTGGACAAGTCGTTGTTTCCCAATGGTGATTTAATCTGTTAAAAGATATGTTGGttatacacatttaaatcagcCTAATTTATTTGTAGGTCACTGAAAGTTCTCATTAATTTTTGTGATGATTACACTTTTGTAatcattcaaaatatgaatattattcATTTCTCTGCCCTCATTAGGTCAAGTAAGGAGAGTTCAAGTCACTCTCAAAGGTCTGTCCATCACCATAGCCCTTCATCTTCTGTTACATCAGGGGGCTCTCTCTCCCGTGCTCAGTCTTCCACTCTCAGCAGCATATTGGCCTCTTCCCACCCTCCTCCACCTATGTGTCACCAGGGAGAGCAGCCCTTCCCCATGGGTGCTCGTAGCCCACAGGGGCCCGGTTCCCACCAAGGTGATCCATACTGCCCAGGTCCAGGTCACCCTCCCCATCAACGCAGTCATGTATTTCCTCATGATCCTTACGGGTCAGCTCCCAGGGGCCTCCACATGCATCAGCACCAGTACCACCAGCAGGGCTCccagcagcagcaacagaatCCAGGACAACACTACCCACATCCACACTCCATGCAGGGGGATCCCTACGCCATGCTGGCCCGTGCCCAGCAGATGGTGGATATGCTCTCCGAAGAGAACCGCTTGCTTAAGCAAGAGCTGGAAGTGTGTGGGGAAAAGGTGTCCAAACTACAAAAGGTTAGAACGTCTTTGAAGGTTCACATTATATTCTGATTATATCAGGAGGTATATAACTTTATAACTTTACATCACCAAGTAAAGTTTTCAGAACAAAAACagttttgctagctagctactGAGTTAACAAAAGCATTCAAGCATACATTTATCTGTTTGCAATTTGGTCTTTTGGGGAGATCCTTGAGgagatatggaaaaaaaatgctaaatgctGGTAACGGGTACCACAGACATGTAACCCGTATTGTAATTTTTTCAAGTCTATGGAAACGTGGGCAAATTCATGATAGGCTGATGTTTCCCAGCCTTGTACTTGGAGGCAAACCACAGTCAGAgatgtaaagagtacctgaaaaccatacttgagtaaaagtacagataccctacagtgaaaatgactccattacaAGTTAGAAGTcaccaatttcaaaacaacttgagtaaaagtcttagagtatctgattttaaaagtattttactcatactAAATATAGACTCAAAGATGCACTAGTGCTCAACACCAAAGGGACATCCCAGTGAAAACATAAGAAACAGCTTATTTGTAAAAtgagaaatcatgtttattttgtaaaatcaaaataaatctggatacctcaatattgcaataaatcaaggtcaacacaacagcctcttaaacatctacaaactctcaagtctcaaTTATGCTTAAGTGCTCATATAGGCCATAAGTAAATCAATATTCTTCAGAAAGGTCTTGTCAATATAgcggataaataaaataatgttaattaaaattaaattgtcAAAGCTTACTTGCACGGGATGCGCTGGTTTAAGCTGCAGTCATGACCTTATCTCCTAAATGCAATCCTAATGCACTCGCATTCACATATATAAACCTTATTGAcaagtttgggtgagtaaatgcAAAACGCACAAGATATTGTACCTTCAGTGCCCTTAGATGGCAATATCGCTTCTTTATAgcagaaataaactgctgcagaaaaagttaggtgccatgaaaaaaataatgtgcattactcatcacaaatgtattggacatttacttgttcaaaaatgtagtcaagtagagagtaaaagttgcttATATCCTTGTtactcagtacaactacaaagtaACCAAAAGGATatttaagtacagtaactaattacatttactcaaatactttacaccacTGCCAACAGTGCAAATTTTGGATGTCTCTTATCTTGCCATATACTTCTGGTTTTGAGTCTGTACTTacaagctgatgagttgaatgaGGTGTGTTTAATCAGGAAGAGTGTGAAAGTGTGTAGTGTTGGTGTTCCTTCAGGAACAGGGTTGTGTAACCCTGTGATAGGCTCTCAGATCACCAAGTATCAGCTCTGAGAGCAGCACCATTTAGCACAGAAGGGGTAGAAGAGATTTTTTGGTGTCATTTGGAATGGACAATAGGttttatttaatgcaaaaaaatctgAGGCTACTTTCCATACTGTATCCTTTTGAATTTCAAAAATCCATACTTCATATTCTTTGTGTAAGATGTCTCTTTACTTTGCAGCTGGAGACTGAGATCCAGATGGTGTCCGAAGCCTACGAAAATCTGGCCAAATCATCCACAAAGAGGGAAGCTCTTGAGAAGACTATGAGAAATAAGCTGGAGATGGAGGTGCGCAGGGTACACGACTTCAACAGGGACCTAAGAGGTGAGAACAAAGTAGGATAATTGAATGAAAAAGCAGGATTGAAGAGAGTATTAGAAAATGAAAAGAGGGTCCATGAATTGTAACTTGCCACTGTATCATATCTTATGAATAAGCAGTAACTTCAAAGCATAtttgtgtcatttttattatatattgtaccattttgcactaaaaatgtagtttgttttagttttctgTTATATTCTTAAAAATCAGCC comes from Chanodichthys erythropterus isolate Z2021 chromosome 22, ASM2448905v1, whole genome shotgun sequence and encodes:
- the amot gene encoding angiomotin isoform X2 — encoded protein: MISIEDWSPDQVSIWMKHIGFPQYAQSFVENGFSGLDLLEVTDSVLEWLGIRDLADRLCVLEQLEELLQSSDPSECQHHEQPVVTHDSSYSSRTGSVDRARSSSFHEVGRSRELEMRAAASVSEDTSASSSSGSGHTVLQRLLQEQMRYGEGRNYLALQQQQQQQQQQQQQQQGPVSGYPGPGSPGDELSMVPHIARQEPQGQELQADSGMEKLSTRTAGGGGGGSGGTGSGGGSCVSGQGQNPEDLPTYDQAKVQSQYFRGHQPQQPQPQIPPSVGAAFYVTGVSNPKVRPPEGRPTVQRVNGGKVHQDDGLKDLKQGHVRSLSERLMQLSLATSGVKAHAPVTSSPLSPQLPPPGLPGDYYKPSGPPHRGPPPDYPFKAMPSPPKQQQHHQHQEPGHFYPDHRGTSQPARADIPHVRYQPPPEYGSFRSSKESSSHSQRSVHHHSPSSSVTSGGSLSRAQSSTLSSILASSHPPPPMCHQGEQPFPMGARSPQGPGSHQGDPYCPGPGHPPHQRSHVFPHDPYGSAPRGLHMHQHQYHQQGSQQQQQNPGQHYPHPHSMQGDPYAMLARAQQMVDMLSEENRLLKQELEVCGEKVSKLQKLETEIQMVSEAYENLAKSSTKREALEKTMRNKLEMEVRRVHDFNRDLRERMETANKQLAAKDCEGTEDNRKTISQLLAQNKENQREKEKLEIELNSLRSTNEDQRRHIEIRDQALNNAQAKVVKLEEELKKKQVYVEKVERMQQALAQLQAACEKREQLEHRLRTRLERELESLRMQQRHGGSQNTVGPEFSTAALMEHLREKEERILALEADMTKWEQKYLEESVMRQFALDAAASVATQRDTSSAISHSPSSSYDTSVEARIQKEEEEILMANRRCLDMESRIKNLHAQIIEKDAMIKVLHQRSRKEPASKLDTPAMRPSKSLMSIAMGTGSSSGSGLLSHSLGLSGSSPITEERREDRSWKGSLGVLLGPEFRGDSLRTESISSSPSPVLPSTPMPAATHSKTGSRDSCTQTEKGQEASKPSTPALQSVPGPSRISSPSPIYIPDRIADVPVFHTGTLERRAPVQSLPQQSLPPQDVDSEMVEILI
- the amot gene encoding angiomotin isoform X3, which encodes MFRKKASSSLRMRGISENNRRSVDRARSSSFHEVGRSRELEMRAAASVSEDTSASSSSGSGHTVLQRLLQEQMRYGEGRNYLALQQQQQQQQQQQQQQQGPVSGYPGPGSPGDELSMVPHIARQEPQGQELQADSGMEKLSTRTAGGGGGGSGGTGSGGGSCVSGQGQNPEDLPTYDQAKVQSQYFRGHQPQQPQPQIPPSVGAAFYVTGVSNPKVRPPEGRPTVQRVNGGKVHQDDGLKDLKQGHVRSLSERLMQLSLATSGVKAHAPVTSSPLSPQLPPPGLPGDYYKPSGPPHRGPPPDYPFKAMPSPPKQQQHHQHQEPGHFYPDHRGTSQPARADIPHVRYQPPPEYGSFRSSKESSSHSQRSVHHHSPSSSVTSGGSLSRAQSSTLSSILASSHPPPPMCHQGEQPFPMGARSPQGPGSHQGDPYCPGPGHPPHQRSHVFPHDPYGSAPRGLHMHQHQYHQQGSQQQQQNPGQHYPHPHSMQGDPYAMLARAQQMVDMLSEENRLLKQELEVCGEKVSKLQKLETEIQMVSEAYENLAKSSTKREALEKTMRNKLEMEVRRVHDFNRDLRERMETANKQLAAKDCEGTEDNRKTISQLLAQNKENQREKEKLEIELNSLRSTNEDQRRHIEIRDQALNNAQAKVVKLEEELKKKQVYVEKVERMQQALAQLQAACEKREQLEHRLRTRLERELESLRMQQRHGGSQNTVGPEFSTAALMEHLREKEERILALEADMTKWEQKYLEESVMRQFALDAAASVATQRDTSSAISHSPSSSYDTSVEARIQKEEEEILMANRRCLDMESRIKNLHAQIIEKDAMIKVLHQRSRKEPASKLDTPAMRPSKSLMSIAMGTGSSSGSGLLSHSLGLSGSSPITEERREDRSWKGSLGVLLGPEFRGDSLRTESISSSPSPVLPSTPMPAATHSKTGSRDSCTQTEKGQEASKPSTPALQSVPGPSRISSPSPIYIPDRIADVPVFHTGTLERRAPVQSLPQQSLPPQDVDSEMVEILI
- the amot gene encoding angiomotin isoform X4 translates to MRAAASVSEDTSASSSSGSGHTVLQRLLQEQMRYGEGRNYLALQQQQQQQQQQQQQQQGPVSGYPGPGSPGDELSMVPHIARQEPQGQELQADSGMEKLSTRTAGGGGGGSGGTGSGGGSCVSGQGQNPEDLPTYDQAKVQSQYFRGHQPQQPQPQIPPSVGAAFYVTGVSNPKVRPPEGRPTVQRVNGGKVHQDDGLKDLKQGHVRSLSERLMQLSLATSGVKAHAPVTSSPLSPQLPPPGLPGDYYKPSGPPHRGPPPDYPFKAMPSPPKQQQHHQHQEPGHFYPDHRGTSQPARADIPHVRYQPPPEYGSFRSSKESSSHSQRSVHHHSPSSSVTSGGSLSRAQSSTLSSILASSHPPPPMCHQGEQPFPMGARSPQGPGSHQGDPYCPGPGHPPHQRSHVFPHDPYGSAPRGLHMHQHQYHQQGSQQQQQNPGQHYPHPHSMQGDPYAMLARAQQMVDMLSEENRLLKQELEVCGEKVSKLQKLETEIQMVSEAYENLAKSSTKREALEKTMRNKLEMEVRRVHDFNRDLRERMETANKQLAAKDCEGTEDNRKTISQLLAQNKENQREKEKLEIELNSLRSTNEDQRRHIEIRDQALNNAQAKVVKLEEELKKKQVYVEKVERMQQALAQLQAACEKREQLEHRLRTRLERELESLRMQQRHGGSQNTVGPEFSTAALMEHLREKEERILALEADMTKWEQKYLEESVMRQFALDAAASVATQRDTSSAISHSPSSSYDTSVEARIQKEEEEILMANRRCLDMESRIKNLHAQIIEKDAMIKVLHQRSRKEPASKLDTPAMRPSKSLMSIAMGTGSSSGSGLLSHSLGLSGSSPITEERREDRSWKGSLGVLLGPEFRGDSLRTESISSSPSPVLPSTPMPAATHSKTGSRDSCTQTEKGQEASKPSTPALQSVPGPSRISSPSPIYIPDRIADVPVFHTGTLERRAPVQSLPQQSLPPQDVDSEMVEILI